From the genome of Medicago truncatula cultivar Jemalong A17 chromosome 2, MtrunA17r5.0-ANR, whole genome shotgun sequence:
AGCTGTGCTGATATTGGTCCGAGGGGATCAATGGATGATGAACACATTCAAATAGATGATCTAGCTGCCCACCTTGGATTTGTGTTGAAATACCCTACACCGAGTTCTTTTTATGCTGTTTTTGATGGACATGGAGGTCCTGATGCAGCTGTGTTTGTTAAGAACAATgctatgaaattattttttgaagatacTACTATGCTGGAAACTTATGACTCTGATGCACTTCTGCTGAAGAGGTTGGAAGATTCTCATCGGAAAGCTTTTCTAGGTGCTGACCTTTTATTGGCCGATGAGCAGAGTATTAGCAGTTCATGTGGGACAACAGCACTGACTGCCCTTATACTTGGAAGGCATTTGCTGGTTGCTAATGCTGGTGATTGTCGAGCAGTTCTTTGTAAGCGTGGAGTAGCTGTTGACATGTCTCAAGACCATAGACCAAGTTATTTACCAGAACGTAAAAGAGTTGAAGAGTTGGGTGGTTATATTGATGATGGATATCTCAATGGTTATCTTTCTGTCACTCGTGCCCTTGGCGATTGGGACTTAAAATTACCACTTGGTTCTGCCTCACCTCTGACCGCCGAGCCCGATGTTCAGGTGGTCACATTGACTGAGGAAGATGAGTTCTTGATCATTGGGTGTGATGGCATCTGGGATGTAATGTCAAGCCAGGATGCAGTTAGTCTTGTCCGTCGTGGATTAAGAAGGCACGATGACCCACAGCAAAGTGCCAGAGAGCTTGTCAAAGAAGCACTGCGCCTACACACAACAGATAATCTTACTGTAATTGTCATTTGCTTGTCTGCTGTCGAAAGCATTGTTGAATCGTGTCCACCCCATAGGCGAAGATTTAGAGCTTGCTCTATGTCAGAAGAGGCTAGAAACAAATTGAGGAGCTTGCTAGAAAGTAACTGAATGTAAATATAGTTCTCATAATTTAGTTATTATGCAGAATTGATTAATGTTTGTAGGCTGTTGTAGTTGAGTTAGAGCAGCCAGAAGTTTTGTAGGAATGGAAGAGAATAGTTGGAGGGTTGGTGGTTGATACGCTCTTGTTTAACTTACTGAGGCATTTTCTAGTTTATTTTGGCATTTGTggaaacaaataacaaatgtaGCAAAAGCTAGTTTTGGCGGTTCTCTGGCTGAGTAGATTTCTCAATTTATTGTTACATGTGTAAATAAGAAATTATTTAGACTCAGGTAGAATGCAACCAAAATGTTTGTTTGCATTTTCTTAGCTCCTTGTTGTTTTGTGGAATGAGTAAAATCCTTTTAAATCTTCATTAACCTTCACATGAGCTTCATGACcgaagattaaatttaaaatgttattttttaacttctttttaataaaattacgAGTTTCTTCATTTGTAGCATcataaaacatatataataaatatatgagTGACGACCTAGTACATCCTTTGGACCTTCGGGACTATATTTGAATTACAATTTACTAGATTGATGACCCGTGCGCCGCACGGGTCTTATGAGATGGAATAACTATTTAACTATCTAATTTcaacttatataaaaaattgtttgaaccaatataattaagaataaaaaatgataagtgtaagagaaaattaaagtttatttGAAGTGAAAAAGTTGGGATAAGAAATGGGGGACTGTTTTAGAGGTTTGCTAATAAGgtgtaattaattaaaaagtaatgtcgtaaatatatattttaaaagcgAAATTAATTCAACCAAAACGTATGTGTCATAATGGCAAAAACAGTGGAAAATGACCAGGTTTAACTAAAATTATAGTTATGATAAATATGAaacagtaaaataataattgtcatgaataaaattatagttatgaattcaactaaaaaacaaaactaaaagtaATGTGTAATGTGTGTTGCTATTATTAAACCTTAAGATATTGATCAATATTATCTATTTCAAGCATTTAATTCATTCGTttgcatattcattttttttgcaaattaatagaaaagtcaaatgataaatatgaaatgataacttcatgaaaataatattattacctTCACCAAATAATCTCTAATagtcaaagaaaacaaagcTAATAAAGTTTTACAAACTACGCCTTCAACgacaattttacaaaatataaaaaaattaaattagcattttttggcattttttttacttaaagaAAGTAACTTAACATCGACATAAAAATAATGCAACTTATATTTGTTACGTTTTCTTCCCTTAATGCaagtactttatttttttatggcaaaacaaaaatttatatagaAGGACATAattctttaagaaaaaacaaaataatactggCACACAAAGTTAGGccaagtctcatacttagaatcATATTACATGAAAACCATGGTATATCAAGCAACACTTTATcatttataaaacaaaacaacactCATTCCTTTGACTCGCTCCAGCGTTGCTTCTCCTCCTTACACAACACCCACCTACAAAGCAAAATATTACTAATATATTATGCATGATGTTAAACTTAGTTCCAGCATATGTTCTTCGATACATTTTCATGATACAATCAAAAAGCACAACACAGAGATGAACTGCTGTAAAAATACATGAACTGCTATAAATAATAAAGAAgcctaaataataataataataataaataaactgctataaaaaatatgaaaaggaaCTGCTAAAAAAAAGGAACCGCTAATGTAAGTTACTTTAAAACCATTATTTCAGCAAAATTGTGAGCAGCCTAGTGGTTAAAGTAGTGACTGCTGTCATGTGTTCAATGCTAATAAGTTGATCACGTAACCAAATTACACCACTCAACAAATACAGCAGCAATCCAAATGAAAGTGGTGAGaagaaaaacaacttaaaatatAATGCCGATACTTATAGATCTACTCCCGACTCAAGATACAACTGCCAAATTGAAATATTATGCATATATCAACTGAAATATTTACAT
Proteins encoded in this window:
- the LOC11417452 gene encoding probable protein phosphatase 2C 13 produces the protein MVLETEIIYQQSVLDVKYHLCVSSESVSTETSLFESTVSCSEVIKESIIEDAVAMFTPKVRSGSCADIGPRGSMDDEHIQIDDLAAHLGFVLKYPTPSSFYAVFDGHGGPDAAVFVKNNAMKLFFEDTTMLETYDSDALLLKRLEDSHRKAFLGADLLLADEQSISSSCGTTALTALILGRHLLVANAGDCRAVLCKRGVAVDMSQDHRPSYLPERKRVEELGGYIDDGYLNGYLSVTRALGDWDLKLPLGSASPLTAEPDVQVVTLTEEDEFLIIGCDGIWDVMSSQDAVSLVRRGLRRHDDPQQSARELVKEALRLHTTDNLTVIVICLSAVESIVESCPPHRRRFRACSMSEEARNKLRSLLESN